The genomic interval AGGTGGTCGTCCTTCGGCAGACGCGCCTGGAAGCGGTCTTCGGGCCCGCCGGGCCGGGCCAGGCCGACGGTGGAGCCGAACAGGGCGAACGCGATGTGCGGGGTGCCCTGCCGGGACACCTGCCGGAAGGTGGGGGCCTGCTTCGCAAGGCTGCGCTCCAGGTCCGCGCCCTGCCGGGAGACGGACGCCCACACGCCGACGACCGGGTTGCGTTCCGGGTCGCCCTTCAGGGCGATCTCCTTCTTGGGGACCTGCAGGATCAGGCTGTTCACGTTCAGCGCCGAGAGCGGCTGGGCATCGGGCAGCCATCCGGGCACGGGTCCGCTGGTGCCGACCGTGTACAGGCCGAAGACCTGGGTGTCCGCCTTGAACGCCTCCGCCGCCTGGGTGGCCACGGTCCGTCCGCCGCCGGGGAGTTGGCGGGTTGCCTGCCTCCGCAGCTTGCCGTAGTCGGGCATCAGCGTCCGACCGGTGTGGGTGGGTGAGGCGATCGCGTCCTTCAGGAGCGTCCGGCCGGCGCCGTCCGCGTCGATCTTCTCCAGGGTGTACTTCTGGCGTACCCCGAGCGACCGGTCGTCGAGCGAGTTGACCGGCAGCGGCCCGACCTTCGGTCCTACCCCGAAGGGCCTGCGGTCCTCGTCCCGGAAGGTCCAGCGGTAGGTGGTGTCGGATGCTCCGTCGCCGTCGGCGTCCGTGTGGATCTCGTACCGGGCGCCGGTCGCGAACGGGAAGTCCACCAGCGCGTTGGCCGCGGTGCCGGGGACCTGGAAAGGGCGGACGTTGGCGATGAGCGTGACCATGTCCGTGTCGTCCGGGCTGGTGAAGGCGTACACGTCGGTCAGGTCCGCCGGGGAGTCCAGCACGGCGGAGGGGGCGTCGATGTGGCCGCCCGCTTGGCCGACGCCCATGAACTGCCCGGACAGGGCGGCTGCGGTGAGCGCGGCCGTGGTGGCGGCGAGGAGCCCGAATCGTGGACGGGCCGGTGAGCTGTTCGCGGACGTTCTGGGCGTTCCGGGCACGCGTGTCTCCAGGGCTGTCGTGGGAGGGGAGTCGTGACAGCCAACGGTGCGAATGATCTTGGAGTGACTGCTCCGCGTCGCGCATCACTCGCCGTGTGGAACTTTCCCACCGGATGGACCAACGACCGGCCCGCATGGTCGAAAAACCATGCATGGGTAGGCATACTCATGGCGAAGTCGATCTTCGACCGGCTTTCGTCCCGACGCCGAACTCTGTTTTGTTCCCGCGTTCGTGGGCCCTCCGGGAAGTGCATCTGACGCCTTCCCCCACCCTCCTCACAGACTGGACCCCTCCATGGGTATGCACGCGATCCGCCGTCTCATCGCCGTGGCCGCCGTGGCCGCGCTCTCCGTCCCGCTCGGCCTGACGTCGTCCGGGGCCGCCGCCCAGCAG from Streptomyces sp. CA-278952 carries:
- a CDS encoding DUF4331 domain-containing protein, encoding MPGTPRTSANSSPARPRFGLLAATTAALTAAALSGQFMGVGQAGGHIDAPSAVLDSPADLTDVYAFTSPDDTDMVTLIANVRPFQVPGTAANALVDFPFATGARYEIHTDADGDGASDTTYRWTFRDEDRRPFGVGPKVGPLPVNSLDDRSLGVRQKYTLEKIDADGAGRTLLKDAIASPTHTGRTLMPDYGKLRRQATRQLPGGGRTVATQAAEAFKADTQVFGLYTVGTSGPVPGWLPDAQPLSALNVNSLILQVPKKEIALKGDPERNPVVGVWASVSRQGADLERSLAKQAPTFRQVSRQGTPHIAFALFGSTVGLARPGGPEDRFQARLPKDDHLESDFLAATLDPVPPHRIEKAQGRTAPATPRRDIQALFMKGIGKDNGSTFGLDLNTHTMNADADPERIVLAEQLRLNLSTPVTAGPKSQGVLDGDLQGFPNGRRLNDNIDGPLIRMLEGEPAGPSAAGLLPRPVLSLQPADAQATFPYLNLPHAGP